Proteins from a single region of Deltaproteobacteria bacterium:
- a CDS encoding HAD-IIIA family hydrolase — translation MIFRVNIKMKEPDGIAFIDRDGTLIEDSGYLSDPAEIREIGDSVSSIAGLKESGFAIFIISNQAGLAKGIIKMEEFLRVKRRFEEMFDPFMEIFDGVFYCPHHVEGTVEDLRGSCACRKPGTMMLETALGFLKSLPPSDRVFTVGDKTIDIMVGKKKGFRTILVETGYGRGDKDKITDPDMFPDFIARDFDEAVSIMTERLCGAP, via the coding sequence ATGATATTTAGGGTAAATATCAAGATGAAAGAGCCCGATGGGATCGCTTTCATAGATCGGGACGGAACCCTCATTGAGGACAGCGGGTACCTGTCCGATCCTGCCGAAATAAGGGAAATAGGGGATTCTGTCTCATCGATCGCCGGGCTGAAAGAGTCGGGCTTTGCGATCTTCATAATCTCCAATCAGGCAGGGCTTGCAAAGGGGATTATCAAGATGGAGGAATTTTTGCGGGTAAAAAGAAGGTTCGAGGAGATGTTCGATCCGTTTATGGAGATATTCGACGGGGTGTTTTATTGTCCCCATCATGTTGAAGGAACCGTCGAGGATCTCCGCGGAAGCTGCGCGTGCAGAAAACCAGGCACCATGATGCTTGAGACTGCGCTCGGATTTTTGAAAAGCCTGCCACCTTCCGATAGAGTTTTTACTGTGGGTGACAAGACAATAGATATAATGGTGGGCAAGAAAAAGGGGTTCAGGACGATTCTCGTCGAGACGGGATATGGAAGGGGAGACAAAGACAAGATAACGGATCCGGATATGTTTCCAGATTTTATTGCGAGAGACTTTGACGAGGCGGTTTCAATCATGACAGAAAGGCTCTGTGGCGCGCCATGA
- a CDS encoding DUF3108 domain-containing protein, producing MRWRGFSTTTRFFRXXGIKAGYAEFSYLGEEREGDRLFYRIHAKLWTTGLVKVFKQIIDEFDYFVDAESLLPYKVIVNQKESDRIVEKIVYYDQEKGILEHFDLEGKKIKEFVAVPQIFEPITVAYFLRTRELTEEPENINVYGGRKVYTIDVKLLGNRKVQTEIGVFDTLEIKPVVKYEGKVMGDREVTAWLINDGTNIPLLVHAKIKVGTLTGELKKIGRGRRDG from the coding sequence TTGCGGTGGCGGGGCTTCTCGACGACGACCCGTTTCTTTCGGGNNNNCGGCATAAAGGCGGGATACGCGGAGTTCTCATATCTTGGCGAGGAGAGGGAGGGAGACAGGCTTTTTTATCGCATTCACGCGAAGCTGTGGACAACGGGCCTCGTTAAGGTATTCAAGCAGATTATCGATGAGTTTGATTATTTCGTCGACGCAGAGAGCCTCCTTCCCTATAAAGTTATCGTGAACCAGAAGGAATCTGACAGGATCGTGGAGAAGATAGTGTATTATGACCAGGAAAAGGGTATACTCGAACACTTCGATCTCGAGGGAAAGAAGATCAAGGAGTTTGTCGCAGTTCCGCAGATATTCGAGCCCATTACGGTGGCCTATTTCTTAAGGACCCGGGAGCTCACGGAGGAGCCGGAAAACATCAACGTCTACGGGGGGAGGAAGGTTTATACGATCGATGTGAAGCTGCTGGGAAACCGCAAGGTGCAAACCGAAATAGGCGTTTTCGACACGCTGGAGATAAAGCCGGTCGTGAAATATGAGGGGAAGGTGATGGGGGACAGGGAGGTGACGGCCTGGCTCATAAACGACGGGACAAACATTCCGCTGCTGGTCCATGCGAAGATCAAAGTAGGAACCCTCACGGGAGAACTGAAAAAGATAGGCAGGGGAAGAAGAGATGGATGA
- a CDS encoding Trm112 family protein: MDEKLLRFLACPACKGDVTPSAGEEFLVCRDCKLKYPVIEGIPVMLVDEAHPLVEEEDGQG; this comes from the coding sequence ATGGATGAAAAACTGCTCCGCTTTCTTGCATGTCCCGCCTGCAAGGGTGACGTTACCCCTTCTGCAGGAGAAGAGTTTCTCGTCTGCAGAGACTGCAAGCTGAAATATCCCGTGATTGAAGGCATCCCCGTGATGCTCGTCGATGAGGCGCATCCCCTCGTGGAGGAGGAAGATGGACAAGGGTAA
- the rfaE1 gene encoding D-glycero-beta-D-manno-heptose-7-phosphate kinase: protein MDKGKLYEYVERFQGKKALILGDIMLDEYVWGLVDRISPEAPVPVVKIERETRTAGGAGNVALNVKMLGMEAVLAGTVGEDYHGGVIKKILKKNGIDQTAICSVKNLRTVVKTRVVAHSQQMVRMDRENSFDLPGGVKKELIRKLEKCIPEVDFVIVSDYNKGAVSEEVFGALIERSREKGKNVVVDPKKRNVAFYRGCTVIKPNRKEAEFFAGIDVLNEADLIRAGKRIMSKTAASAVLISRGAEGMTLIQKRGKKPLYIPAIAREVYDVTGAGDTVVSVFSAILSAGGGYEDSALVANIAAAVVVGEVGTSPITREKLIKAIKRYDAGNLS, encoded by the coding sequence ATGGACAAGGGTAAGCTTTACGAATACGTAGAAAGGTTCCAGGGGAAGAAAGCATTGATCCTCGGTGACATCATGCTCGACGAGTACGTCTGGGGACTGGTTGACCGCATTTCCCCGGAGGCCCCCGTACCTGTGGTAAAGATCGAGCGGGAAACACGAACCGCGGGTGGGGCCGGCAACGTGGCGTTGAATGTAAAAATGCTGGGCATGGAAGCCGTTCTTGCGGGGACGGTAGGTGAGGATTACCACGGGGGGGTCATAAAGAAGATCTTGAAGAAAAACGGAATTGACCAGACGGCGATATGCTCAGTCAAGAACCTGAGGACCGTGGTAAAAACCCGGGTTGTTGCCCACAGCCAGCAGATGGTCAGGATGGACAGGGAGAACTCTTTCGACCTCCCGGGAGGCGTAAAAAAAGAGCTCATTCGCAAGCTCGAGAAATGTATCCCGGAAGTGGATTTTGTGATAGTGTCGGATTACAACAAGGGTGCTGTCAGCGAGGAGGTATTCGGCGCCCTGATCGAGCGTTCCAGGGAGAAGGGAAAAAATGTCGTCGTGGACCCGAAGAAGAGGAATGTGGCTTTTTACCGGGGATGCACGGTAATCAAGCCGAACAGGAAAGAGGCAGAATTCTTTGCCGGGATCGACGTGCTGAATGAAGCAGACCTCATAAGGGCCGGAAAGAGGATAATGAGCAAAACGGCGGCCTCAGCCGTTCTCATCTCGCGGGGCGCGGAGGGAATGACCCTGATACAGAAAAGAGGAAAGAAGCCCCTCTATATTCCGGCCATTGCCCGGGAAGTGTACGATGTAACCGGCGCAGGAGACACGGTTGTCAGCGTATTTTCGGCAATCCTTTCAGCGGGGGGCGGATATGAGGATTCGGCCCTGGTTGCCAACATTGCTGCAGCAGTTGTCGTGGGCGAGGTTGGAACCTCTCCGATTACCAGAGAGAAGCTGATAAAGGCAATCAAGAGGTATGACGCCGGGAATTTGAGCTAG
- a CDS encoding DUF4416 family protein, whose product MSFPRNPLPCKLITGLIFSPRADIDAILDGIAEKLGIIETRSKRFSFDQTGYYTEEMGRGLERMFVVCNGLHRRGLLVDAKLTSYELEKEHSQGGRRSVNIDPGIVSLENLVLATFKNYYHRIYIGKGVYGEVTLYYMKGKFRELPWTYPDYRDEGVKDFFLSVRETLYQQTIEKGMRYGNEYDGFR is encoded by the coding sequence GTGAGTTTCCCGAGGAATCCTCTACCCTGCAAATTGATAACAGGCCTGATTTTTTCACCCCGTGCCGATATCGACGCTATCCTGGACGGGATCGCTGAAAAACTGGGAATCATAGAGACACGGTCAAAAAGATTTTCCTTCGACCAGACCGGTTACTACACCGAAGAAATGGGAAGGGGGCTCGAGAGGATGTTTGTCGTGTGCAACGGTCTGCACAGAAGGGGACTTTTGGTTGATGCGAAACTGACAAGCTACGAGCTTGAAAAGGAACATTCTCAAGGTGGCCGGAGGTCTGTGAACATCGACCCAGGCATCGTATCACTGGAAAACCTTGTTCTGGCCACCTTTAAAAATTACTATCACCGGATCTACATCGGCAAAGGAGTGTACGGTGAGGTAACCCTCTATTACATGAAGGGGAAGTTCAGGGAGTTGCCGTGGACCTATCCCGATTACAGGGACGAGGGGGTGAAGGACTTTTTTCTTTCTGTGCGGGAAACCCTGTATCAACAAACTATAGAGAAGGGAATGCGATATGGTAATGAGTATGACGGGTTTCGGTAG
- a CDS encoding YicC family protein → MTGFGRSTRSSGDILVTVEVRTLNHRYLEVGVRLASSYYFMEPLIRDVVRSRISRGKADVTVTVKDGRERTKKLTVNESLLAGYLEVERELRDTFGLAGSLGVEKAMSINGIVSVEEIEPGEDPVTELVLSAAGEAMDGVCRMRGKEGKSIEKHLRSATRTLSSLNKKIERHSEGDKKVMGEKLKERIREFMEEGEATAESFHERLSLEIAILADRLDISEEVKRIGSHLLQFQENLSSKTSGVGRKLDFIIQELNREFNTISSKSQSTKIPALVIEAKAQIEKMREQVQNVE, encoded by the coding sequence ATGACGGGTTTCGGTAGGAGCACCAGGTCATCTGGTGATATTCTTGTGACCGTTGAGGTGAGAACGTTGAACCACCGGTACCTGGAAGTGGGCGTTCGGCTTGCCTCGAGCTATTACTTCATGGAGCCCCTGATACGGGATGTGGTGCGCTCGCGCATAAGCAGGGGAAAAGCTGATGTGACGGTGACGGTAAAAGACGGGAGGGAGAGGACGAAAAAGTTAACCGTCAACGAATCACTGCTCGCCGGATACCTCGAAGTGGAAAGAGAGCTGCGCGATACGTTCGGGCTTGCCGGATCTCTCGGGGTGGAGAAGGCAATGTCCATAAACGGGATAGTATCCGTTGAGGAGATAGAGCCCGGGGAGGACCCGGTCACCGAACTTGTCCTGTCTGCAGCTGGCGAGGCGATGGACGGCGTGTGCCGGATGAGGGGAAAAGAGGGGAAATCGATCGAGAAGCATTTACGGAGCGCCACGAGAACCCTTTCGTCTCTCAACAAAAAAATAGAGCGACACTCGGAAGGGGACAAGAAGGTTATGGGCGAAAAGCTGAAGGAGCGAATAAGAGAGTTCATGGAGGAAGGTGAGGCAACTGCCGAAAGTTTTCACGAGAGGCTTTCCCTCGAGATCGCCATCCTCGCAGACAGGCTCGATATCTCTGAGGAAGTCAAGCGGATCGGGTCTCATCTCCTCCAGTTTCAGGAAAACCTCAGTTCGAAGACATCCGGGGTGGGCAGGAAACTCGACTTTATCATCCAGGAGCTGAACAGGGAGTTCAATACGATCAGCTCCAAATCGCAGAGTACAAAGATCCCTGCACTCGTCATAGAGGCAAAGGCACAGATAGAGAAGATGAGGGAACAGGTTCAGAACGTAGAGTGA
- a CDS encoding guanylate kinase, which translates to MKKGNLFVLSAPSGTGKTTVCRNLAKRVENLILSISYTTRPMKEGEKDGVDYHFVDEKTFAEMVQARDFLEWANIYGYRYGTSRKAVEECLGSGTDFLLEIDVQGGMNVKEAMPEAVLIALFPPDRETLYERLRGRKREAEREIEERVREAMRELVILKDYDYFVINRDLEKAIKDVILIIESQNLRVDRNREFLEKLVLQFRR; encoded by the coding sequence ATGAAGAAGGGCAACCTATTCGTCCTGTCGGCGCCTTCGGGGACGGGAAAAACGACTGTTTGCCGGAACCTTGCGAAGAGAGTAGAAAACTTAATTCTTTCGATATCCTATACGACGCGGCCGATGAAAGAAGGAGAAAAGGACGGGGTAGATTACCATTTCGTCGATGAAAAAACCTTCGCGGAAATGGTCCAGGCAAGAGATTTCCTGGAATGGGCCAATATTTACGGTTATCGGTACGGCACATCCAGGAAGGCGGTGGAGGAATGCCTGGGTTCGGGGACAGACTTTTTGCTCGAAATAGATGTCCAGGGGGGGATGAACGTCAAAGAGGCAATGCCCGAAGCGGTTCTCATAGCACTTTTTCCTCCCGACAGGGAAACTCTCTACGAGAGGTTGCGGGGGAGGAAGAGAGAAGCCGAGCGGGAGATAGAGGAGAGAGTCCGTGAAGCGATGCGGGAGCTCGTCATCTTGAAAGATTATGACTATTTTGTAATCAACAGGGACCTTGAAAAAGCCATAAAAGATGTTATTCTAATCATTGAGAGCCAGAACTTAAGGGTTGACAGGAACAGGGAGTTTCTAGAAAAATTAGTTTTGCAATTCAGGAGGTAG
- a CDS encoding DNA-directed RNA polymerase subunit omega — MARVTVEDCLEKVPCHFELAILASKRAKGIISGEKPLIETGDKKEKPVVVALREIAEGEVEKKAE, encoded by the coding sequence ATGGCAAGAGTGACCGTCGAAGATTGCCTGGAAAAAGTCCCGTGCCACTTTGAACTGGCAATTCTCGCGTCTAAAAGGGCAAAGGGCATTATTTCCGGCGAGAAACCCCTCATCGAGACCGGGGATAAAAAGGAAAAACCCGTCGTTGTGGCTCTGCGGGAGATTGCGGAAGGAGAGGTGGAAAAAAAGGCTGAATAG